The proteins below come from a single Eucalyptus grandis isolate ANBG69807.140 chromosome 3, ASM1654582v1, whole genome shotgun sequence genomic window:
- the LOC104439856 gene encoding uncharacterized protein LOC104439856, protein MAISSRNDRPSGPVLRSLSYGRFDSLTARASTAIESSASSLSAMAADFAMSSGLYSRSSTFFGQRPSSPTRVNLSSSPPQQLSSSSSSSSVRFSIDRPASPKQSFAASPRQPVIHRRGNSNKQSCMCSPTTHPGSFRCSLHKHSGSGGGGGGGGNGHSDSFVPNRLIMLRSAMRNRIVSIGGVEGDLMIRALTALIRPSSHQQKRRAAFQSRSSRLSAMSKAGDL, encoded by the coding sequence atggcgatcTCGTCGAGAAACGACCGGCCGAGCGGCCCGGTCCTCCGATCGCTCTCCTACGGCCGGTTCGACTCGCTCACCGCTAGAGCCTCGACGGCCATCgagtcgtcggcgtcgtcgctCTCGGCGATGGCCGCCGATTTCGCGATGAGCTCCGGCCTCTACTCCCGATCCTCCACCTTCTTCGGCCAGCGGCCGTCCTCCCCCACGCGCGTCAACCTGTCGTCCTCGCCGCCGCAGcagctctcctcctcctcctcctcctcctccgtccgCTTCTCCATCGACCGTCCGGCGTCGCCCAAGCAATCGTTCGCCGCCTCGCCCCGCCAGCCGGTGATCCACCGCCGGGGGAACTCGAACAAGCAGAGTTGCATGTGCTCGCCGACGACGCACCCCGGCTCGTTCCGCTGCAGCCTGCACAAGCACTcggggagcggcggcggcggcggcggcggagggaaCGGTCACTCGGACTCGTTCGTGCCAAACCGGTTGATCATGCTGAGATCGGCGATGAGGAACAGGATCGTCAGCATCGGAGGCGTGGAGGGAGACCTGATGATTAGAGCTCTGACGGCTCTGATTCGTCCATCCTCGCACCAGCAGAAGCGGCGAGCCGCATTCCAGTCGAGGTCGAGCCGGCTCTCGGCGATGTCCAAGGCAGGGGATCTCTGA